One part of the Sporomusaceae bacterium genome encodes these proteins:
- a CDS encoding LysR family transcriptional regulator, whose amino-acid sequence MELRQLEYFQMVSRLSSVTQAANYLRVAQPSVTVAIRKLEEELGVILFDRSQKHFSLTAEGRAFARHVDGIMDRVGDSVREMDDYRLLKKGKIKIGIPPMVGAFIFPYIFAEFQKAYPWLELSVTEKGSLAIRGHLERGELDVGIVTMMDYSPKLETAFIAAAQMLVCLPPAHPMEGLTCVPFRELRDESFILLKEDTYNRRVIIEECQRHQFTPRIVFSSSQIETILGLVGQGVGISFLLDAVVRRHPGIVSRPLAEPLRSEISLAWNRERYLPKAARAFVDFIASCLPPGDKADEKNLRS is encoded by the coding sequence ATGGAGTTGCGACAACTGGAGTACTTTCAGATGGTCAGCCGTTTGAGCAGCGTCACCCAGGCGGCTAACTACCTGCGGGTGGCTCAGCCGTCCGTGACGGTGGCAATCCGCAAGCTTGAGGAAGAGCTTGGGGTGATATTGTTCGACCGCAGCCAGAAGCATTTTTCCCTGACGGCGGAGGGGCGGGCCTTTGCGCGGCATGTCGACGGTATTATGGACCGGGTGGGGGATTCCGTCAGGGAGATGGATGATTACCGGTTGCTGAAGAAGGGAAAGATAAAAATAGGCATTCCCCCGATGGTAGGGGCTTTTATTTTCCCCTATATTTTTGCTGAGTTCCAGAAAGCGTATCCGTGGCTGGAGTTGTCGGTGACCGAGAAAGGTTCGTTGGCGATCCGCGGTCACCTCGAGCGGGGGGAACTCGATGTCGGTATCGTGACGATGATGGATTATTCCCCCAAGCTGGAAACGGCGTTCATCGCGGCGGCGCAGATGCTTGTCTGCCTGCCCCCCGCCCATCCTATGGAAGGCTTGACGTGCGTGCCCTTCCGGGAGCTGCGGGACGAATCTTTCATTCTGCTGAAGGAGGATACGTACAACCGGCGGGTTATCATTGAGGAATGCCAGCGGCACCAGTTCACTCCCCGCATCGTATTTTCCTCCAGTCAGATCGAGACGATTCTGGGCCTGGTCGGGCAGGGGGTGGGCATTTCTTTCCTCCTGGACGCCGTGGTTCGCAGACACCCCGGCATCGTGAGCCGGCCGCTGGCTGAGCCGCTGAGGAGCGAAATAAGCCTGGCCTGGAATAGGGAAAGATATCTGCCCAAAGCTGCGAGAGCGTTTGTCGATTTTATCGCATCCTGCCTGCCGCCCGGCGATAAAGCGGACGAAAAAAACCTGCGGTCCTGA
- a CDS encoding DedA family protein: MLDNLTLLVEDYGYLAVFVGMFFEGLCIPVPSEIVMGFAGFMVYQGKFSLTGAILSGWLGSFAGSCTIYYIARKGGRQFLYRYCHLVRLSPAHLDVIGEWFHRFGPPLIIPWRQIPVLRTKISIAAGLLDLRPLVFVLNTAVGIAVWCTLAVSLGYYFGQNWMLFVDFFSRLGTFVIVAIAVAAVAGAVALLLYLRRRRKTKQEGR; encoded by the coding sequence ATGCTTGATAACCTAACGCTGCTGGTCGAAGATTACGGCTACCTGGCCGTATTCGTCGGGATGTTTTTCGAGGGGCTGTGCATCCCCGTACCCAGCGAAATCGTCATGGGCTTCGCCGGCTTCATGGTCTATCAGGGCAAATTCTCCCTCACCGGCGCCATCCTGAGCGGCTGGCTGGGCAGCTTCGCCGGCTCGTGCACCATCTACTACATCGCCCGCAAGGGCGGACGCCAGTTCCTGTACCGCTACTGCCACCTCGTGCGCCTTTCGCCCGCCCACCTCGACGTCATCGGCGAATGGTTCCACCGCTTCGGCCCGCCCCTCATCATCCCCTGGCGCCAGATCCCCGTCCTGCGCACCAAAATCAGCATCGCCGCCGGCCTCCTCGACCTGAGGCCCCTGGTGTTCGTGCTCAACACCGCCGTCGGCATCGCCGTCTGGTGCACGCTGGCCGTCTCGCTCGGCTACTATTTCGGCCAGAACTGGATGCTGTTCGTCGATTTCTTCTCCCGCCTCGGCACCTTCGTCATCGTCGCCATCGCCGTAGCCGCCGTAGCCGGCGCCGTCGCTCTCCTCCTCTACCTCCGCCGGCGGCGGAAAACAAAGCAGGAGGGCCGTTAA
- the argC gene encoding N-acetyl-gamma-glutamyl-phosphate reductase — protein sequence MKVSIIGATGYTGEELLRILAGHPAVEMISITSESQTGEYIDNIYPHFTRFYRKKLASVKELEEIAAASDVVFIALPHGHAMEAGKKIVAKGAKVIDMGADYRFRDPAVYEKWYKVAHTHPDAGAAYGLTELYRDKVRAATIVGNPGCYTTASILAVAPLLKHGLIDPASIVVDAKSGISGAGRGLGLNYHLSEAYENVRAYGIAGHRHTPEIEQALSDVAGEEIIISFTPHLMPMARGILSTCYATLKGGVTAEAVDEAYTAMYGDEFFIRLRGRGAYPATKETRGSNFCDLGWHIDSRTGRVVTVAAIDNLVKGAAGQAVQNLNVMFGLDERTALTQAPLYP from the coding sequence ATGAAAGTCAGCATCATCGGCGCTACCGGCTATACCGGCGAGGAGCTACTGCGCATCCTGGCCGGCCACCCGGCGGTCGAAATGATCAGCATCACGTCGGAGAGCCAGACAGGCGAGTACATTGACAATATATATCCACATTTTACCCGATTTTACCGAAAAAAACTAGCGAGCGTGAAAGAACTGGAAGAAATCGCCGCCGCCAGCGATGTCGTTTTCATCGCCCTGCCCCACGGCCACGCCATGGAGGCCGGCAAAAAAATCGTCGCCAAAGGCGCCAAGGTTATCGACATGGGCGCCGACTACCGCTTCCGCGATCCGGCGGTGTACGAGAAATGGTACAAGGTCGCCCACACCCACCCAGACGCTGGCGCGGCTTACGGCCTGACCGAGCTTTATCGCGACAAGGTCCGCGCCGCCACTATCGTCGGCAACCCAGGGTGCTACACGACGGCCAGCATCCTGGCGGTCGCCCCGCTCTTAAAGCATGGCCTCATCGACCCGGCCAGCATCGTGGTCGACGCCAAGTCGGGCATATCGGGAGCCGGGCGGGGCCTGGGCCTCAATTACCACCTCAGCGAGGCGTACGAGAATGTGCGGGCTTACGGGATCGCCGGCCACCGGCACACGCCGGAGATCGAGCAGGCTCTGAGCGACGTCGCGGGAGAGGAGATTATCATTTCCTTCACCCCTCACCTCATGCCGATGGCCAGAGGCATCCTCAGCACCTGCTACGCCACTCTTAAGGGCGGCGTGACGGCCGAGGCGGTCGACGAAGCCTACACCGCCATGTACGGCGACGAGTTCTTCATCCGCCTGCGCGGCCGCGGCGCCTACCCGGCGACCAAGGAGACGCGCGGCAGCAATTTCTGCGATCTCGGCTGGCATATCGACAGCCGCACCGGCCGGGTGGTGACCGTCGCGGCGATCGACAACCTCGTCAAGGGGGCGGCCGGCCAGGCGGTGCAGAATCTCAACGTAATGTTCGGGCTGGACGAGCGCACCGCGCTTACCCAGGCGCCGTTATATCCATGA
- the argJ gene encoding bifunctional glutamate N-acetyltransferase/amino-acid acetyltransferase ArgJ — translation MLTAIKGGITAPKGFKAAGVKSGIKKSGKEDVTVIYSPTPCSAAALFTTNAFAAAGVHISRKVAAKGTAQAVVVNSGCANSCTGDQGMEDAKAMGHLTASLLGLADDDVFVASTGIIGVNLPMAKVADGIKRAVAELSEANHEKALQGIMTTDTFPKVAAYEFSLGGAIARVAGIAKGAGMIRPNLATLLSFVTTDAAISPAALKQALAAAVDVSFNSITVDGDMSTNDTLCVLANGQAGNKPIESAADPAYGEFVTALTAVCTDLAQLVVRDGEGATKFLAITVKGAASYADAKTAAMTVAHSPLVKTAFFGQDPNWGRILCAVGYSGAKVEPAKATLTLGGIVVAKNGMNAVADAKALQKVMADKDIAVEIELGAGDAAATVWTCDFSYEYVKINADYST, via the coding sequence ATGCTGACAGCGATAAAGGGGGGCATCACCGCCCCGAAGGGCTTCAAGGCGGCCGGCGTCAAGTCCGGCATCAAGAAAAGCGGCAAGGAGGACGTGACGGTCATCTACAGCCCGACGCCGTGCTCGGCGGCCGCGCTGTTCACCACCAACGCGTTCGCGGCCGCAGGGGTGCACATTTCCCGCAAGGTGGCGGCCAAGGGCACGGCTCAGGCGGTTGTCGTCAACTCGGGCTGCGCCAATTCCTGCACCGGCGATCAGGGCATGGAGGACGCGAAGGCGATGGGCCATCTGACCGCTTCGCTGCTGGGGTTGGCCGACGACGACGTGTTTGTGGCCTCGACCGGCATCATCGGCGTCAATCTGCCGATGGCCAAGGTGGCCGACGGCATCAAGCGGGCGGTGGCCGAGCTTTCCGAAGCCAACCACGAGAAGGCGCTCCAGGGCATCATGACGACCGACACTTTCCCCAAGGTTGCGGCGTACGAGTTTTCGCTCGGCGGCGCTATCGCCAGGGTGGCGGGCATTGCCAAGGGGGCTGGGATGATCCGTCCCAACCTGGCCACGCTGCTGAGCTTCGTGACCACCGACGCGGCCATCTCCCCCGCGGCGCTTAAGCAGGCGCTGGCGGCGGCGGTGGATGTGTCGTTCAACTCGATCACCGTCGACGGCGATATGAGCACCAACGATACGCTGTGCGTGCTGGCGAACGGCCAGGCAGGCAACAAGCCCATCGAGTCGGCCGCCGACCCGGCGTACGGCGAGTTCGTGACCGCCCTGACGGCGGTGTGCACCGACCTCGCCCAGCTGGTGGTGCGCGATGGCGAGGGGGCGACCAAGTTCCTCGCGATCACCGTCAAGGGGGCGGCCAGTTACGCCGACGCCAAGACGGCGGCCATGACGGTGGCGCATTCGCCGCTCGTGAAGACGGCGTTCTTCGGCCAGGACCCCAACTGGGGCCGCATCCTGTGCGCGGTGGGTTACTCGGGCGCGAAGGTGGAGCCTGCCAAGGCGACGCTGACCCTCGGCGGCATCGTTGTCGCGAAAAACGGCATGAACGCCGTCGCCGACGCCAAGGCGCTCCAGAAGGTGATGGCCGATAAGGATATCGCCGTGGAGATCGAGCTGGGGGCGGGGGACGCAGCCGCCACCGTGTGGACGTGCGATTTCTCCTACGAATACGTTAAAATCAACGCCGACTACAGCACCTGA
- the argB gene encoding acetylglutamate kinase: MMTTVEKAGVLVEILPYIQKFTGKTFVIKYGGNAMLNADLKNSVIQDIALMKYIGLKPVVVHGGGPEITALLKQMGKQSSFVSGLRVTDEETMAAAEMVLAGKINTELVAMLNTHGARAVGLNGKDAGLIKARKHLATVYEEGKAREVDIGFVGDVAEVKPDILWTLLNNDYIPVIAPVGAGTAGESYNINADYVAGEIAGALRAEKLILLTDVEGIYRDYHDKSSFVSTLSFADAKKMIREGSIDGGMIPKVEACIRALSGGADKAHIIDGRQSHSLLLEIFTDTGIGTEVVKGEGEIDEC, from the coding sequence ATGATGACCACGGTGGAAAAAGCGGGCGTACTGGTGGAGATTCTCCCCTATATCCAGAAGTTCACCGGCAAGACGTTCGTGATAAAATACGGCGGCAACGCGATGCTGAACGCCGACCTGAAGAACAGCGTCATCCAGGATATCGCGCTGATGAAGTACATCGGACTGAAACCGGTGGTCGTTCACGGCGGCGGGCCTGAGATCACCGCCCTCCTCAAGCAGATGGGCAAACAGTCGAGCTTTGTCAGCGGCCTGCGGGTGACGGACGAGGAGACGATGGCGGCGGCCGAGATGGTGCTGGCCGGCAAGATCAACACCGAGCTTGTCGCGATGCTCAATACTCACGGGGCGCGCGCGGTCGGCCTCAACGGCAAGGACGCCGGCCTGATCAAGGCTCGCAAGCACCTGGCCACAGTTTACGAGGAGGGTAAGGCGCGCGAGGTGGATATCGGCTTCGTCGGCGACGTGGCCGAGGTCAAGCCCGATATCCTCTGGACGCTCTTAAACAACGATTATATCCCGGTCATCGCCCCGGTCGGCGCAGGGACGGCCGGCGAGAGCTACAATATCAACGCCGACTATGTGGCCGGCGAGATCGCCGGGGCGCTGCGGGCGGAGAAGCTCATCCTGCTGACCGATGTCGAGGGCATCTACCGCGACTACCACGACAAGAGCAGCTTCGTCTCGACCCTGAGTTTTGCCGACGCCAAGAAGATGATCCGCGAGGGCAGCATCGACGGCGGCATGATTCCCAAGGTGGAGGCGTGCATCAGAGCCCTGTCGGGCGGCGCCGACAAGGCCCATATCATCGACGGGCGGCAGTCGCATTCGCTGCTGCTGGAGATTTTTACCGACACCGGTATCGGAACCGAGGTTGTGAAGGGAGAGGGAGAAATTGACGAGTGCTAA
- a CDS encoding acetylornithine transaminase, with protein MTSAKEVIATENKYYWPVFARYQVVLERGEGPYVYDIEGKKYLDFLGGIAVNILGHAHPKLVAAISAQAAKLIHVSNLYYTAEQTKLAKTLVELTGMDRAFVCNSGAEANEGAIKLARKYGKTIAADKVEIITAEHSFHGRTLATLTATGQPKYQKGYEPLPGGFSYVPFGDLEALKKAVSAKTCAVMLEPVQGEGGVHIPDPGYLKGAKELCEKHGALLILDEIQSGMGRTGKLLAWQHTGVKPDIMTLAKGLGGGVPIGAILASDAVLKAFGPGDHGTTFGGNPLACAAANATLSVLVEEDLPGNAAKMGSYMMEALNGLKAKYPALITGVRGQGLIIGMPLTKPGKDLVDACMAAGALINCTAGNVLRFVPPLNITKAHVDEMIAILDKVFAADK; from the coding sequence TTGACGAGTGCTAAAGAGGTTATAGCCACGGAGAACAAATACTATTGGCCGGTGTTCGCCCGCTACCAGGTGGTACTGGAGCGCGGCGAGGGACCGTATGTGTACGACATCGAGGGCAAGAAGTATCTCGATTTCCTCGGCGGCATCGCCGTCAACATCCTCGGCCACGCCCACCCCAAGCTGGTGGCGGCGATATCCGCCCAGGCCGCCAAGCTCATCCACGTCTCCAACCTCTACTACACCGCCGAGCAGACCAAGCTCGCCAAGACGCTGGTGGAACTGACCGGCATGGACCGGGCGTTCGTCTGCAACAGCGGCGCCGAGGCCAACGAGGGGGCGATCAAGCTCGCCCGCAAATACGGCAAGACGATCGCCGCCGACAAGGTGGAGATCATCACGGCCGAGCATTCCTTCCACGGCCGGACGCTGGCCACGCTGACCGCAACCGGCCAGCCCAAGTACCAGAAGGGCTATGAGCCGCTGCCGGGAGGCTTCTCCTATGTGCCGTTCGGCGACCTTGAGGCGCTTAAGAAGGCGGTGTCGGCCAAGACGTGCGCAGTCATGCTCGAGCCCGTCCAGGGCGAGGGCGGGGTCCACATCCCCGACCCCGGATACCTGAAAGGGGCCAAGGAGCTGTGCGAAAAACACGGGGCGCTGCTCATCCTCGACGAGATCCAGAGCGGCATGGGCCGGACGGGCAAACTGCTGGCCTGGCAGCACACCGGCGTTAAGCCGGATATCATGACCCTCGCCAAAGGGCTGGGCGGCGGGGTGCCGATCGGCGCCATCCTCGCCAGCGACGCGGTTTTAAAGGCTTTCGGCCCCGGCGACCACGGCACGACATTCGGCGGCAATCCGCTGGCCTGCGCGGCCGCGAATGCCACGCTTTCCGTCCTCGTCGAGGAGGATTTGCCGGGCAACGCCGCGAAAATGGGTAGCTATATGATGGAGGCGCTGAATGGCCTCAAGGCTAAGTATCCGGCGCTGATCACCGGCGTGCGCGGCCAGGGGCTGATAATCGGCATGCCGCTGACCAAGCCGGGCAAGGACCTTGTAGACGCCTGCATGGCGGCCGGGGCGCTGATCAACTGCACCGCCGGCAACGTGCTCAGGTTCGTGCCGCCGCTGAATATCACAAAGGCGCATGTTGACGAGATGATCGCTATTTTAGATAAGGTGTTTGCGGCCGATAAGTAA
- the argF gene encoding ornithine carbamoyltransferase encodes MRGKDLLSVNDLSVDEVYRIFDLARQLKAKQKKGEAHHMLKGKTLGMIFQKASTRTRVSFEAGMWQLGGTALFLSANDLQIGRGEPVKDTARVLSRYLDGIMIRTFSHAEVEELARYADIPVINGLTDYLHPCQALTDVFTVIERKGKAKGLKMAYVGDGNNMVNALLHTCAKVGMDIAVATPPAYAPSPQVVLEAKAVAAGHGSEVTLVTDPKDAAVGADVLYTDVWASMGKEDEQAVRQRAFAGYQINEALLKLAKPDAIVLHCLPAHRGEEITEAVLEGPQSAVFDEAENRLHVQKAIMALLMGS; translated from the coding sequence ATGAGAGGAAAAGACCTGTTATCTGTCAACGACCTGTCGGTCGACGAGGTTTACCGGATCTTCGATCTGGCCCGGCAGCTCAAGGCCAAGCAGAAGAAGGGCGAGGCCCACCACATGCTGAAGGGCAAGACGCTGGGGATGATTTTTCAGAAGGCGTCGACCAGGACCCGCGTTTCGTTCGAGGCTGGCATGTGGCAGCTGGGCGGGACGGCGCTCTTCCTGAGCGCCAACGACCTGCAGATCGGCCGCGGCGAGCCTGTGAAGGATACGGCCAGGGTGCTGTCGCGCTATCTGGACGGCATCATGATCCGCACATTCTCGCACGCCGAGGTGGAGGAGCTGGCCCGTTACGCGGACATCCCGGTGATCAACGGCCTGACCGACTATCTCCACCCTTGCCAGGCTCTGACCGACGTTTTCACGGTCATCGAGCGCAAGGGGAAGGCCAAGGGTCTTAAGATGGCCTATGTCGGCGATGGCAATAACATGGTCAACGCCCTTCTCCATACCTGCGCCAAGGTGGGAATGGACATTGCGGTGGCCACCCCGCCGGCGTACGCGCCCAGCCCCCAGGTTGTGCTGGAGGCCAAGGCTGTCGCCGCCGGGCACGGCAGCGAAGTGACGCTGGTTACCGATCCCAAGGATGCGGCTGTGGGGGCCGACGTGCTGTACACCGACGTGTGGGCCAGCATGGGCAAGGAAGACGAGCAGGCCGTCAGGCAGCGCGCCTTCGCCGGTTATCAGATCAACGAGGCGCTGCTCAAGCTCGCCAAACCCGACGCCATCGTGCTGCACTGCCTGCCCGCCCACCGCGGCGAGGAGATCACCGAGGCGGTGCTGGAGGGGCCCCAGTCGGCGGTGTTTGACGAGGCCGAGAACAGGCTGCATGTGCAGAAGGCGATCATGGCCCTGCTGATGGGCAGCTAG
- a CDS encoding GNAT family N-acetyltransferase, which yields MALEREGYLFSRDKRLLQLDRIGELLSRTYWANDRSKDRIQTSIDNSLCFGIYKDGYQVGFARAVTDYATIYWVSDVVIDEAHRGRGLARILMKYLTETEELQGMRGILATRDAHGLYEKFGFEKDSDRFMIKRG from the coding sequence ATGGCGCTCGAACGCGAAGGGTATTTATTCAGCCGCGACAAGCGGCTGCTGCAACTAGACCGCATAGGCGAACTGCTGTCCCGGACCTATTGGGCCAACGACCGCAGCAAGGACAGGATACAAACATCCATTGATAATTCCCTCTGTTTCGGGATATACAAGGACGGCTACCAGGTCGGGTTCGCCCGCGCCGTGACCGATTACGCGACCATTTATTGGGTGTCCGACGTCGTCATCGACGAGGCCCATCGCGGCAGAGGGTTGGCCAGAATACTGATGAAATATTTAACCGAAACGGAAGAACTGCAGGGCATGCGGGGCATCCTGGCCACGCGGGACGCCCACGGGCTGTACGAGAAGTTCGGTTTCGAGAAGGACAGCGACCGGTTTATGATAAAGCGCGGCTGA
- a CDS encoding argininosuccinate synthase — protein sequence MSGIKKVVLAYSGGLDTSVIIPWLKENYDGCEVIAMCADVGQGAEIDPVREKALKSGASKVYVMDVRKEFVEDYVWPVLKAGAVYEGKYLLGTSFARPIIAKAMVEIAEKEGADAIAHGATGKGNDQVRFELTVKALAPHLKIVAPWRLWNIRSREDAIDYAEKHGVPVPVTKKRPYSMDRNIWHLSHEGGDLEDPWNEPKDDVYMVTKTPEQAPDKATYVEIAFEKGVPVAVDGKKLGAVELLEKLNDIGAANGIGIADITENRLVGMKSRGVYETPGGAILFYAHRELEYLTLDRATMHYKEQVAVRYAELVYDGMWFSPLREALDAFVDSTQQTVTGLVRLKLYKGNIMSAGAKSPYSLYHEGFVTFGRDEVYNQKDAEGFINLFGLPLKIRALMQQKEKK from the coding sequence ATGAGCGGTATCAAAAAAGTGGTTCTTGCCTATTCGGGCGGCCTGGACACGTCGGTTATCATCCCCTGGCTGAAGGAAAATTACGACGGCTGCGAGGTTATCGCTATGTGCGCCGACGTCGGCCAGGGCGCCGAGATCGATCCGGTGCGGGAGAAGGCTCTCAAGTCCGGGGCCAGCAAGGTTTATGTCATGGATGTCAGGAAAGAGTTTGTCGAGGATTATGTCTGGCCGGTGCTGAAAGCGGGCGCCGTCTATGAGGGCAAATATCTGCTCGGCACTTCCTTCGCCCGGCCGATCATCGCCAAGGCGATGGTGGAGATCGCTGAGAAGGAAGGCGCGGACGCCATCGCCCACGGCGCGACCGGTAAGGGCAACGACCAGGTGCGTTTCGAGCTGACCGTCAAGGCGCTGGCGCCCCATCTCAAGATCGTGGCTCCCTGGCGGCTGTGGAACATCCGCTCGCGCGAGGACGCCATCGATTACGCCGAGAAGCACGGCGTGCCCGTGCCGGTGACCAAGAAGCGCCCCTACAGCATGGACCGCAACATCTGGCACCTCAGCCATGAGGGCGGCGACCTGGAGGACCCCTGGAACGAGCCCAAGGACGATGTTTACATGGTGACCAAGACGCCCGAACAGGCCCCCGACAAGGCCACTTATGTGGAGATCGCCTTTGAGAAGGGCGTGCCGGTGGCGGTGGACGGCAAGAAGCTGGGCGCCGTGGAACTCCTTGAAAAACTTAACGATATCGGCGCCGCCAACGGCATCGGCATCGCCGATATCACCGAGAACCGCCTGGTGGGCATGAAATCCCGCGGCGTGTACGAGACGCCGGGCGGGGCCATCCTGTTCTACGCCCACCGCGAGCTGGAGTACCTGACTCTCGACCGCGCGACGATGCACTACAAGGAGCAGGTGGCGGTGCGCTACGCCGAGCTGGTGTACGACGGGATGTGGTTTTCGCCGCTCCGCGAGGCGCTCGACGCTTTCGTCGATTCGACCCAGCAGACGGTCACCGGCCTGGTGCGGCTCAAGCTCTACAAGGGCAACATCATGAGCGCCGGCGCCAAATCGCCGTATTCGCTGTATCATGAGGGCTTCGTGACCTTCGGGCGCGACGAGGTCTACAACCAGAAGGACGCGGAAGGATTTATCAACCTGTTCGGCCTGCCCCTGAAGATCCGGGCGCTGATGCAGCAAAAGGAGAAGAAATAA
- the argH gene encoding argininosuccinate lyase: MTKLWGGRFTKGTDVLVEEFTSSISFDRRLYKEDIAGSVAHARMLAKCGIIAADEAEAIVAGLTGILADIEAGNFSFETALEDIHMNIEKRLTERIGPVGGKLHTARSRNDQVALDTHLYLRKEVVAVGQLLCGLQEAILETAGRFPDVIMPGYTHLQRAQPILFAHHLLAYFFMLGRDFDRLRGVWERADIMPLGAGALAGTTFPIDRQMVADELNFARLYDNSLDAVADRDYMMEFLSFAAILMVHLSRLSEEIILWCSSEFKFIELDDAHCTGSSIMPQKKNPDVAELVRGKTGRVVGHLMALLTTMKGLPLAYNKDMQEDKEGLFDTIDTVKFSLSVYAAMVRGMKVNAPRMLAAADEDFTNATDLADYLVKKGLPFRQAHEVSGKSVRYCIEKGMKLDEMSLAELKQFSPLFAEDILAAIKVETCVAARNSYGGTSPSQVKEAIARGREALGGQVARLDTYRKNSI, translated from the coding sequence ATGACCAAGCTTTGGGGCGGTAGATTCACCAAGGGCACTGACGTGCTTGTGGAGGAGTTTACCTCCTCCATTTCTTTTGACAGGCGGTTGTATAAAGAGGATATCGCCGGCAGCGTCGCCCACGCGCGCATGCTTGCCAAGTGCGGCATCATCGCCGCCGACGAGGCCGAGGCGATCGTCGCCGGGCTGACAGGCATCCTCGCCGATATCGAGGCTGGGAACTTCAGCTTCGAGACGGCGCTGGAAGATATCCATATGAATATCGAGAAGCGCCTGACGGAAAGGATCGGCCCGGTCGGGGGCAAGCTGCATACCGCCCGCAGCCGCAACGACCAGGTGGCCCTCGACACCCATCTCTACCTCCGCAAGGAGGTGGTCGCCGTCGGGCAGCTGCTGTGCGGCCTCCAGGAGGCCATCCTGGAGACGGCCGGCAGATTCCCGGACGTCATCATGCCCGGCTATACCCATCTGCAGCGGGCTCAACCCATCCTCTTCGCCCATCACCTGCTGGCCTACTTTTTCATGCTCGGGCGGGACTTCGACCGCCTGCGGGGAGTATGGGAGCGGGCCGACATTATGCCGCTGGGGGCGGGCGCTCTGGCCGGCACGACTTTCCCCATCGACCGGCAGATGGTGGCCGACGAGCTGAATTTCGCCCGCCTGTACGACAATAGCCTCGACGCGGTCGCCGACCGCGACTATATGATGGAATTCCTGTCTTTCGCGGCCATCCTCATGGTCCACCTCAGCCGGCTGAGCGAGGAGATCATCCTCTGGTGCAGTTCGGAGTTCAAGTTTATCGAGCTTGACGACGCCCACTGCACCGGCTCGAGCATCATGCCGCAGAAGAAAAACCCCGATGTCGCCGAGCTGGTGCGGGGCAAGACCGGCCGGGTGGTCGGCCACCTGATGGCGCTGCTGACGACGATGAAGGGGTTGCCGCTGGCCTATAACAAGGATATGCAGGAGGACAAGGAGGGGCTGTTCGACACGATCGACACCGTCAAGTTCAGCCTGTCGGTGTATGCGGCGATGGTGCGGGGCATGAAGGTGAACGCGCCGCGGATGCTGGCGGCGGCTGACGAGGATTTCACCAACGCGACCGACCTGGCCGATTACCTGGTGAAAAAGGGCCTCCCCTTCCGTCAGGCCCACGAGGTGTCCGGTAAGAGTGTCCGCTACTGTATCGAGAAAGGCATGAAGCTCGACGAAATGTCGTTGGCCGAGCTGAAACAATTTTCTCCGCTGTTCGCGGAAGACATCCTCGCCGCCATCAAAGTGGAAACCTGTGTCGCAGCCCGGAATTCCTACGGCGGCACGTCGCCGTCGCAGGTGAAAGAGGCCATCGCCCGCGGCCGCGAAGCGCTCGGCGGGCAGGTCGCCCGGCTTGACACCTATCGAAAAAACAGCATATAA